One genomic window of Pseudomonas chlororaphis subsp. piscium includes the following:
- the uvrA gene encoding excinuclease ABC subunit UvrA, with product MDKILIRGARTHNLKNIDLTLPRDKLIVITGLSGSGKSSLAFDTLYAEGQRRYVESLSAYARQFLSMMEKPDVDTIEGLSPAISIEQKSTSHNPRSTVGTITEIYDYLRLLYARVGTPRCPDHDIPLEAQTVSQMVDLVLAQPEGSKLMLLAPVIRERKGEHLSVFEELRAQGFVRARVNGKLYELDELPKLDKQKKHSIDVVVDRFKVRADLQQRLAESFETALKLADGIALVAPMDDEPGEEIIFSARFACPICGHAISELEPKLFSFNNPAGACPTCDGLGVKQFFDIKRLVNGELTLAEGAIRGWDRRNVYYFQMLGSLASHYGFSLEVPFNQLPADQQKVILNGSGTQNVDFKYLNDRGDIVKRSHPFEGIVPNLERRYRETESATVREELAKFLSTQPCPDCRGTRLRREARHVWVGEKTLPAVTSLPIGDATDYFGTLSLTGRRGEIADKILKEIRERLQFLVNVGLDYLTLDRSADTLSGGEAQRIRLASQIGAGLVGVMYILDEPSIGLHQRDNDRLLGTLKHLRDIGNTVIVVEHDEDAIRLADYVVDIGPGAGVHGGQIVAEGTPDEVMSHPDSLTGKYLSGRVKIAVPAKRTPRNKKLSLSLKGARGNNLRNVDLEIPIGLLTCVTGVSGSGKSTLINNTLFPLSATALNGATTLEAATHDSINGLQHLDKVVDIDQSPIGRTPRSNPATYTGLFTPIRELFAGVPESRSRGYGPGRFSFNVKGGRCEACQGDGLIKVEMHFLPDIYVPCDVCKSKRYNRETLEIKYKGKSIHEVLEMTIEEAREFFDPVPALARKLQTLMDVGLSYIKLGQSATTLSGGEAQRVKLSRELSKRDTGKTLYILDEPTTGLHFADIQQLLDVLHRLRDHGNTVVVIEHNLDVIKTADWLVDLGPEGGSKGGQIIAVGTPEQLAEMPQSHTGYYLKPLLTRDRA from the coding sequence TTGGACAAGATCCTGATTCGTGGGGCCCGAACCCACAACCTGAAGAACATCGACCTGACCCTGCCACGGGACAAACTGATCGTCATCACCGGCTTGTCCGGATCCGGCAAATCGTCTCTGGCGTTCGACACGCTGTACGCCGAAGGCCAGCGCCGTTATGTCGAGTCGCTGTCGGCCTATGCCCGGCAATTCCTGTCGATGATGGAAAAACCCGACGTCGACACCATCGAAGGTTTGTCGCCGGCGATTTCCATCGAGCAGAAATCCACCTCGCACAACCCGCGCTCCACCGTGGGCACCATCACCGAGATCTACGACTACCTGCGCCTGCTGTATGCACGCGTGGGTACGCCACGCTGCCCGGATCACGACATCCCGCTGGAAGCCCAGACCGTCAGCCAGATGGTCGACCTGGTGCTGGCCCAGCCGGAAGGCAGCAAGCTGATGCTGCTGGCGCCGGTGATTCGCGAGCGCAAGGGTGAGCACCTGTCAGTCTTCGAGGAACTGCGCGCCCAGGGCTTCGTCCGCGCCCGGGTCAACGGCAAGCTCTACGAGCTGGATGAGTTGCCGAAGCTGGATAAACAGAAGAAGCACTCGATCGATGTGGTGGTCGACCGCTTCAAGGTCCGCGCCGACCTGCAGCAGCGTCTGGCCGAGTCGTTCGAGACCGCGCTGAAGCTGGCCGACGGTATTGCCCTGGTGGCGCCGATGGACGACGAACCCGGCGAAGAAATCATCTTCTCCGCGCGCTTCGCCTGCCCGATCTGTGGCCACGCCATCAGCGAACTGGAACCCAAGCTGTTCTCCTTCAACAACCCGGCCGGTGCCTGCCCGACCTGCGACGGCCTGGGGGTCAAGCAGTTCTTCGACATCAAGCGCCTGGTCAATGGCGAGCTGACCCTGGCCGAAGGGGCGATTCGCGGCTGGGACAGGCGCAACGTCTATTACTTCCAGATGCTCGGCTCGCTGGCATCCCATTACGGCTTCAGCCTGGAAGTGCCGTTCAACCAGCTGCCGGCCGACCAGCAGAAGGTCATCCTCAACGGCAGCGGCACACAGAACGTCGACTTCAAGTACCTCAACGATCGTGGCGATATCGTCAAGCGCTCGCACCCGTTCGAAGGCATAGTGCCAAACCTGGAACGTCGCTACCGCGAGACCGAGTCAGCCACCGTGCGCGAGGAACTGGCCAAGTTCCTCAGCACCCAGCCGTGCCCGGACTGCCGCGGCACCCGCCTGCGTCGCGAAGCGCGCCATGTGTGGGTCGGCGAGAAGACCCTGCCGGCCGTCACCAGCCTGCCGATCGGCGATGCCACCGATTACTTCGGTACCTTGTCGCTGACCGGACGGCGTGGCGAGATCGCCGACAAGATCCTCAAGGAGATCCGCGAGCGCCTGCAGTTCCTGGTCAACGTCGGCCTGGATTACCTGACCCTGGATCGCAGCGCCGACACCCTGTCCGGCGGCGAGGCCCAGCGGATTCGCCTGGCCAGCCAGATCGGCGCCGGCCTGGTGGGGGTGATGTATATCCTCGACGAACCCTCTATCGGCCTGCACCAGCGCGACAACGACCGCCTGCTGGGCACCCTGAAACACCTGCGGGATATCGGCAACACAGTGATCGTGGTTGAACACGACGAGGACGCCATTCGCCTGGCCGACTATGTGGTGGACATCGGTCCTGGCGCCGGTGTGCATGGCGGGCAGATCGTCGCCGAAGGTACACCCGACGAGGTGATGTCCCATCCCGACTCGCTGACCGGCAAGTACCTCTCCGGGCGGGTGAAGATCGCCGTGCCGGCCAAGCGTACGCCGCGCAACAAGAAGCTTTCGCTGTCCCTCAAAGGGGCCCGCGGCAACAACTTGCGCAACGTCGACCTGGAGATTCCGATCGGCCTGCTGACCTGCGTGACCGGTGTCTCCGGCTCGGGCAAGTCGACCCTGATCAACAACACCCTGTTCCCCCTCAGCGCCACGGCCCTGAACGGCGCGACCACGCTGGAAGCCGCCACGCACGACAGCATCAACGGCCTGCAGCACCTGGACAAGGTGGTGGATATCGATCAGAGCCCGATCGGCCGCACACCGCGCTCCAACCCCGCGACCTACACCGGGCTGTTCACGCCGATCCGCGAACTGTTTGCCGGGGTTCCCGAATCGCGCTCGCGCGGCTACGGCCCGGGCCGCTTCTCCTTCAACGTCAAGGGTGGGCGCTGCGAAGCCTGCCAGGGCGACGGCCTGATCAAGGTGGAAATGCACTTCCTGCCGGACATCTACGTGCCGTGCGATGTGTGCAAGAGCAAGCGCTACAACCGCGAAACCCTTGAGATCAAATACAAGGGCAAGAGCATCCACGAGGTCCTGGAAATGACCATCGAGGAAGCGCGGGAGTTCTTCGACCCGGTGCCGGCGCTGGCGCGCAAGCTGCAGACGCTGATGGACGTGGGGCTGTCCTATATCAAGCTGGGGCAGTCGGCGACGACCTTGTCCGGCGGTGAAGCGCAGCGGGTCAAGCTGTCTCGCGAGCTGTCCAAGCGCGACACCGGCAAGACCCTCTACATCCTCGACGAACCGACCACCGGTCTGCACTTCGCCGATATCCAGCAGTTGCTGGACGTTCTGCATCGCCTGCGTGACCACGGCAACACCGTGGTGGTGATCGAGCACAATCTGGACGTGATCAAGACCGCCGACTGGCTGGTGGACCTGGGGCCGGAAGGCGGCTCCAAGGGCGGACAGATCATTGCCGTGGGTACACCGGAGCAATTGGCGGAAATGCCGCAATCCCACACCGGTTACTACCTCAAGCCACTGCTGACCCGCGACCGGGCCTGA
- the bfr gene encoding bacterioferritin translates to MQGHPDVIDYLNTLLTGELAARDQYFIHSRMYEDWGFSKLYERINHEMEEETQHADALMRRILMLEGTPRMRPDDLDIGTTVPDMFAADLRLEYKVRAALCKGIELCEKHKDYVSRDILRVQLADTEEDHTYWLEKQLGLIKSIGLENYLQSQF, encoded by the coding sequence ATGCAAGGTCACCCGGACGTAATCGATTACCTCAACACGTTGCTGACGGGCGAACTGGCGGCGCGTGACCAATATTTCATCCACTCGCGTATGTATGAAGACTGGGGCTTCAGCAAGCTCTACGAGCGCATCAATCACGAGATGGAAGAAGAGACTCAACACGCTGACGCATTGATGCGTCGCATCCTGATGCTCGAGGGCACGCCACGCATGCGCCCTGACGATCTGGATATCGGCACCACCGTGCCGGACATGTTCGCCGCCGACCTGCGCCTGGAGTACAAGGTCCGCGCCGCGCTGTGCAAGGGCATCGAACTGTGCGAGAAGCACAAGGACTATGTCAGCCGCGACATCTTGCGTGTGCAGTTGGCCGATACCGAAGAAGACCATACCTACTGGCTGGAAAAGCAGTTGGGCCTGATCAAGTCGATCGGTCTGGAAAACTACCTGCAGTCGCAGTTCTGA
- a CDS encoding catalase — translation MSQNKTLTTASGAPVADNQNSRSAGPRGPLLLDDFHLIEKLAHFNRENIPERRVHAKGSGAYGTFTVTRDITEYTSAKLFESVGKQTPTFLRFSTVGGERGSADTERDPRGFALKFYTEEGNWDIVGNNTPVFFIRDPLKFPDFIHTQKRLPQSNLKSGQAMWDFWSHSPEALHQVTILFSDRGIPDGYRHMHGFGSHTYSLINTKGERHWVKWHYKTKQGIKNLAPAEAARLAGTDPDYAQRDLFNAIERGDFPKWSVCIQIMTEAEAAAHYENPFDVTKTWSQKEFPLIEVGELELNRNPLNYFAEVEQAAFGPSNMVPGVGLSPDRMLQGRVFAYADAHRYRVGTNHQQLPVNAPRSPVHSYQRDGSMAFGSNGGAAPNYEPNSYADAPKQAPRYAEPALALSGAADRYDHREDTDYYSHAGALFRLMNDQQQALLISNIAGAMAGVSSDVVQRQLQHFFKADPAYGEGIAKALGVQLN, via the coding sequence ATGAGCCAAAACAAAACGCTTACCACCGCAAGTGGCGCTCCAGTCGCCGATAACCAGAATTCCCGTTCTGCTGGCCCTCGTGGCCCGCTGCTGCTCGATGATTTTCATCTGATCGAGAAGCTGGCCCACTTCAACCGTGAAAACATTCCTGAGCGTCGTGTGCACGCCAAGGGCTCGGGTGCTTACGGTACTTTTACCGTGACCCGGGACATCACCGAATACACCAGCGCCAAGCTTTTCGAGTCCGTGGGTAAGCAAACCCCTACCTTCCTGCGTTTCTCCACCGTAGGTGGCGAGCGTGGTTCGGCTGATACCGAGCGCGACCCGCGTGGCTTTGCCCTGAAGTTCTATACCGAAGAAGGTAACTGGGACATCGTCGGCAACAACACGCCTGTGTTCTTCATTCGCGATCCACTGAAGTTTCCCGACTTTATCCACACCCAGAAACGTCTGCCGCAGAGCAACCTGAAGAGCGGCCAGGCAATGTGGGATTTCTGGTCGCACTCGCCCGAGGCGCTGCACCAGGTCACCATCCTGTTCTCGGATCGCGGGATTCCAGACGGCTATCGTCATATGCACGGCTTCGGTAGCCACACCTACAGCCTGATCAACACCAAGGGCGAGCGGCACTGGGTGAAATGGCACTACAAGACCAAGCAGGGCATCAAGAACCTGGCGCCGGCCGAGGCTGCCCGCCTGGCGGGTACCGATCCGGATTACGCTCAGCGTGACCTGTTCAACGCGATCGAACGCGGCGACTTCCCGAAATGGAGCGTGTGCATTCAGATCATGACCGAAGCCGAGGCGGCCGCTCACTACGAGAACCCGTTCGACGTCACCAAGACCTGGTCGCAGAAAGAGTTTCCTCTGATCGAAGTCGGTGAGCTGGAGTTGAACCGCAACCCGCTGAACTACTTCGCGGAAGTCGAGCAGGCTGCCTTTGGTCCTAGCAACATGGTTCCAGGCGTTGGCCTGTCGCCGGACCGCATGCTGCAAGGCCGCGTATTCGCTTACGCTGACGCTCATCGCTATCGCGTCGGTACCAACCATCAGCAACTGCCGGTCAACGCCCCACGCAGCCCGGTGCACAGCTACCAGCGTGATGGCTCCATGGCCTTTGGCAGCAATGGTGGTGCGGCACCGAACTACGAGCCGAACAGCTACGCCGATGCGCCTAAGCAGGCTCCTCGCTACGCGGAGCCCGCCCTGGCCCTCAGCGGTGCGGCGGATCGTTACGATCACCGTGAGGACACCGACTACTACAGCCATGCAGGCGCCCTGTTCCGCCTGATGAACGATCAGCAGCAAGCTCTGTTGATCAGCAACATCGCCGGCGCAATGGCGGGTGTCAGCTCGGATGTGGTTCAGCGTCAGCTGCAGCATTTCTTCAAGGCCGACCCGGCTTATGGAGAGGGCATCGCAAAGGCGTTGGGCGTACAGCTTAACTAA
- the rplQ gene encoding 50S ribosomal protein L17: protein MRHRKSGRHLSRTSSHRKAMFQNMAVSLFEHELIKTTLPKAKELRRVAEPLITLAKTDSLANRRLAFDRTRSKAIVGKLFNDLGKRYATREGGYLRILKCGFRAGDNAPMAYVELVDRAVGGEAVSAE from the coding sequence ATGCGTCATCGTAAAAGTGGTCGTCACCTGAGCCGCACCAGCTCGCACCGCAAGGCCATGTTCCAAAACATGGCGGTGTCGCTGTTCGAGCACGAGCTGATCAAAACTACACTGCCGAAAGCTAAAGAACTGCGCCGCGTTGCTGAGCCGCTGATCACTTTGGCCAAGACAGACAGCCTGGCTAACCGCCGTCTGGCTTTCGACCGTACTCGTTCGAAAGCTATCGTTGGCAAGCTCTTCAACGACCTGGGCAAGCGTTACGCTACCCGTGAGGGTGGCTACCTGCGCATCCTCAAGTGCGGTTTCCGCGCTGGCGACAACGCGCCTATGGCGTACGTCGAGTTGGTTGATCGTGCTGTCGGCGGTGAAGCTGTATCCGCTGAGTAA
- a CDS encoding DNA-directed RNA polymerase subunit alpha codes for MQISVNEFLTPRHIDVQVVSPTRAKITLEPLERGFGHTLGNALRRILLSSMPGCAVVEAEIDGVLHEYSAIEGVQEDVIEILLNLKGLAIKLHGRDEVTLTLSKKGSGVVTAADIQLDHDVEIVNPDHVIANLASNGALNMKLVVARGRGYEPADSRQSDEDESRSIGRLQLDSSFSPVRRIAYVVENARVEQRTNLDKLVIDLETNGTLDPEEAIRRAATILQQQLAAFVDLKGDSEPVVIEQEDEIDPILLRPVDDLELTVRSANCLKAENIYYIGDLIQRTEVELLKTPNLGKKSLTEIKDVLASRGLSLGMRLDNWPPASLKKDDKATA; via the coding sequence ATGCAGATTTCGGTAAATGAGTTCCTGACACCCCGCCATATTGATGTGCAGGTTGTCAGTCCAACCCGCGCCAAGATCACCCTCGAGCCTCTCGAGCGTGGTTTTGGCCACACCCTGGGCAACGCGCTGCGCCGCATCCTGTTGTCCTCAATGCCCGGCTGTGCAGTAGTCGAGGCCGAGATTGACGGTGTGCTCCACGAGTACAGCGCCATCGAAGGTGTACAGGAAGACGTAATTGAAATCCTGTTGAACCTTAAAGGTCTGGCTATCAAGCTGCACGGCCGTGACGAAGTTACGCTGACCTTGTCGAAGAAGGGTTCGGGGGTGGTTACCGCTGCCGATATTCAGCTGGATCATGATGTCGAGATCGTTAACCCCGATCACGTAATCGCTAACCTGGCGTCTAACGGCGCCCTGAACATGAAGCTCGTAGTAGCTCGTGGTCGTGGTTATGAACCGGCAGACTCGCGTCAGAGCGATGAAGACGAAAGCCGCAGCATCGGTCGCTTGCAGCTTGACTCTTCGTTCAGCCCGGTTCGCCGCATCGCATACGTGGTGGAAAACGCCCGTGTCGAGCAGCGTACCAACCTGGACAAGCTGGTTATTGATCTGGAAACCAACGGTACTCTGGATCCTGAAGAGGCTATCCGCCGTGCTGCAACCATCCTGCAACAGCAGTTGGCTGCGTTCGTCGACCTCAAAGGTGACAGTGAGCCAGTGGTAATCGAGCAGGAAGACGAGATCGATCCGATCCTGCTTCGCCCGGTTGACGATCTGGAACTGACTGTACGTTCGGCTAACTGCCTTAAGGCGGAAAACATTTACTACATCGGCGACCTGATTCAGCGTACCGAAGTAGAACTGTTGAAGACTCCGAACCTTGGCAAGAAATCCTTGACCGAAATCAAGGACGTTCTGGCCTCCCGCGGTCTGTCCCTCGGCATGCGCCTCGACAACTGGCCGCCTGCAAGTCTTAAGAAGGACGACAAGGCGACTGCCTGA
- the rpsD gene encoding 30S ribosomal protein S4 — protein sequence MARYIGPKCKLARREGTDLFLKSGVRAIESKCNIEAAPGIHGQRRGRQSDYGTQLREKQKVRRIYGVLERQFSGYYKEAAGKKGATGENLLQLLECRLDNVVYRMGFGSTRAESRQLVSHKSISVNGQTVNVPSYQVRAGDVVAVREKAKNQLRIVQALDLCAQRGRVEWVEVDTEKKSGVFKNVPARSDLSADINESLIVELYSK from the coding sequence ATGGCTCGTTACATTGGTCCAAAATGCAAACTGGCTCGTCGCGAAGGCACCGATCTCTTCCTGAAGAGCGGCGTGCGCGCTATCGAATCCAAGTGCAACATCGAAGCAGCACCTGGTATCCACGGCCAGCGCCGCGGTCGCCAGTCCGACTACGGCACCCAACTGCGTGAAAAGCAGAAGGTCCGTCGTATCTACGGCGTTCTCGAGCGTCAATTCAGCGGCTACTACAAAGAAGCTGCTGGCAAGAAAGGTGCAACCGGTGAAAACCTGCTGCAACTGCTCGAATGCCGTCTGGACAACGTTGTATACCGTATGGGCTTCGGTTCGACTCGTGCCGAATCCCGTCAGCTGGTATCGCACAAGTCGATCAGCGTAAACGGTCAGACCGTTAACGTTCCGTCCTACCAGGTTCGTGCTGGTGACGTGGTTGCTGTTCGCGAGAAAGCAAAAAACCAACTTCGCATTGTCCAAGCTCTCGATCTGTGTGCCCAACGTGGCCGCGTAGAATGGGTAGAAGTAGACACTGAGAAGAAGTCGGGCGTTTTCAAGAACGTTCCAGCTCGCAGTGATCTGTCCGCCGACATCAACGAAAGCCTGATTGTCGAGCTCTACTCCAAGTAA
- the rpsK gene encoding 30S ribosomal protein S11, translating to MAKPAARPRKKIKKTVVDGIAHIHASFNNTIVTITDRQGNALSWATSGGSGFRGSRKSTPFAAQVAAERAGQAALEYGLKNLDVNVKGPGPGRESAVRALNGCGYKIASITDVTPIPHNGCRPPKKRRV from the coding sequence ATGGCAAAACCTGCTGCTCGTCCTCGTAAAAAGATTAAAAAGACAGTGGTTGATGGCATCGCCCACATCCACGCGTCTTTCAACAACACCATCGTGACCATCACCGACCGTCAAGGTAACGCTCTTTCCTGGGCAACCTCCGGTGGTTCGGGTTTCCGCGGTTCCCGCAAGTCCACCCCGTTCGCTGCTCAAGTAGCTGCTGAGCGTGCTGGTCAAGCTGCGCTGGAATATGGCCTGAAAAACCTCGACGTTAACGTCAAGGGCCCAGGTCCAGGTCGTGAATCCGCAGTCCGCGCTTTGAACGGCTGTGGCTACAAGATCGCCAGCATCACCGACGTGACGCCAATCCCGCATAACGGGTGCCGTCCGCCGAAGAAGCGCCGCGTGTAA
- the rpsM gene encoding 30S ribosomal protein S13, with product MARIAGVNIPDNKHTVISLTYIYGVGRTTAQKICAETGVNPAAKIKDLSDEQIEQLRGEVAKFTTEGDLRREINMKIKRLMDLGCYRGLRHRRGLPVRGQRTKTNARTRKGPRKPIRK from the coding sequence ATGGCCCGTATTGCAGGCGTTAACATTCCAGATAACAAGCATACTGTTATCTCGCTGACCTACATCTATGGTGTTGGTCGCACGACTGCGCAGAAAATCTGTGCAGAGACTGGGGTCAACCCAGCCGCAAAGATCAAGGATCTGAGCGACGAGCAAATTGAACAGCTGCGTGGCGAAGTGGCGAAGTTCACCACTGAAGGTGACCTGCGTCGCGAAATCAACATGAAAATCAAACGCTTGATGGATCTGGGCTGCTACCGCGGTCTGCGCCATCGTCGTGGTCTGCCAGTACGCGGTCAGCGTACCAAGACCAACGCGCGTACTCGCAAAGGTCCGCGTAAGCCGATCCGCAAGTAA
- the rpmJ gene encoding 50S ribosomal protein L36: MKVRASVKKLCRNCKIIRREGVVRVICSAEPRHKQRQG; encoded by the coding sequence ATGAAAGTTCGTGCATCGGTGAAAAAGCTGTGCCGTAACTGCAAGATTATTCGCCGCGAAGGTGTTGTTCGAGTAATTTGCAGCGCGGAACCGCGTCACAAACAGCGCCAAGGCTGA
- the secY gene encoding preprotein translocase subunit SecY, whose protein sequence is MAKQGALSALGKGGMSELWARLRFLFLAIIVYRIGAHIPVPGINPDRLADLFRQNEGTILSLFNMFSGGALERMSIFALGIMPYISASIIMQLMTAVSPQLEQLKKEGEAGRRKISQYTRYGTVVLALVQAIGMSVGLAGQGVAFTGDFGFHFVAVSTFVAGAMFMMWLGEQITERGVGNGISMLIFAGIVAGLPRAIGQSFESARQGDINIFALVAIGLLAVAIIGFVVFIERGQRRIAVHYAKRQQGRKVFAAQTSHLPLKVNMAGVIPAIFASSILLFPASLGAWFGQSEGMGWLQDISQSIAPGQPLNILLFSAGIIFFCFFYTALMFNPKDVAENLKKSGAFIPGIRPGEQSARYIDGVLTRLTMFGALYMTAVCLLPQFLVVAANVPFYLGGTSLLIVVVVVMDFMSQVQSHLVSHQYESLMKKANLKGYGSGMLR, encoded by the coding sequence ATGGCTAAGCAAGGTGCTCTCTCTGCGCTCGGCAAAGGCGGTATGTCTGAACTCTGGGCACGTCTGCGTTTTCTGTTCCTGGCGATTATCGTCTACCGAATAGGCGCACACATCCCGGTTCCAGGTATCAACCCTGACCGACTCGCAGACCTGTTTCGACAGAATGAGGGGACCATTCTTAGCTTGTTCAACATGTTTTCCGGCGGTGCGCTGGAGCGGATGAGCATCTTTGCACTGGGGATCATGCCGTACATCTCGGCATCGATCATCATGCAACTGATGACCGCCGTCAGCCCGCAGCTGGAGCAGTTGAAGAAGGAAGGTGAAGCTGGCCGTCGCAAGATCAGCCAGTACACCCGCTACGGCACTGTCGTCCTAGCTCTTGTTCAGGCCATCGGCATGTCCGTTGGCCTGGCAGGGCAGGGCGTTGCGTTCACTGGTGACTTTGGCTTCCATTTCGTCGCGGTATCCACTTTTGTGGCTGGTGCGATGTTCATGATGTGGCTGGGTGAGCAGATTACTGAGCGTGGTGTTGGCAACGGTATCTCGATGTTGATTTTCGCAGGTATCGTCGCCGGTCTTCCGAGAGCGATCGGGCAGTCTTTCGAGTCTGCGCGTCAGGGTGATATCAACATTTTTGCCCTGGTTGCCATCGGTTTGCTGGCAGTAGCGATTATCGGTTTTGTGGTGTTCATTGAGCGTGGTCAGCGGCGTATTGCTGTTCACTATGCCAAGCGTCAGCAGGGCCGCAAGGTGTTTGCTGCGCAGACTAGCCACTTGCCGCTGAAAGTGAATATGGCAGGCGTTATTCCTGCTATTTTCGCGAGCAGCATTTTGCTGTTCCCGGCTTCGTTGGGTGCCTGGTTCGGTCAGTCTGAAGGTATGGGCTGGTTGCAGGACATCTCGCAGTCGATCGCTCCTGGTCAGCCGTTGAATATTCTGCTGTTTAGTGCAGGGATTATTTTCTTCTGCTTCTTCTATACGGCGTTGATGTTCAATCCGAAAGACGTAGCGGAAAACCTGAAGAAGTCCGGTGCCTTTATTCCGGGCATCCGTCCAGGTGAGCAGTCTGCGCGCTACATTGATGGCGTTCTGACCCGCTTGACCATGTTCGGTGCTCTATATATGACGGCCGTCTGCCTGTTGCCCCAGTTCCTGGTGGTTGCAGCAAACGTTCCGTTCTACCTTGGCGGGACCTCGTTGCTGATCGTGGTCGTGGTTGTTATGGACTTTATGTCGCAAGTACAATCGCACCTCGTTTCGCACCAGTACGAATCCCTGATGAAGAAAGCCAACCTGAAGGGTTACGGCAGCGGCATGCTGCGCTGA
- the rplO gene encoding 50S ribosomal protein L15 has product MKLNDLSPAPGSRREKHRPGRGIGSGLGKTGGRGHKGQTSRSGGTIAPGFEGGQQPLHRRLPKFGFVSLKAMDRAEVRLSELAKVEGDIVTVQSLKDANVINQNVQRVKIMLSGEVTRAVTIKGIAATKGARAAIEAAGGKFEE; this is encoded by the coding sequence ATGAAACTCAATGATCTGAGTCCAGCGCCGGGTTCCCGTCGCGAAAAGCATCGTCCGGGCCGTGGTATCGGTAGTGGTTTGGGTAAGACTGGTGGCCGTGGTCACAAAGGTCAGACTTCCCGCTCCGGTGGCACCATTGCTCCAGGCTTTGAAGGCGGTCAACAGCCGCTGCATCGTCGCCTGCCGAAGTTCGGTTTCGTATCCCTGAAAGCCATGGATCGCGCAGAAGTGCGTCTGTCCGAGCTGGCTAAAGTGGAAGGCGATATCGTTACCGTGCAGTCCCTGAAAGATGCCAACGTGATTAACCAGAACGTACAGCGTGTGAAAATCATGCTGTCCGGCGAAGTTACTCGCGCTGTGACTATCAAGGGCATCGCAGCCACCAAAGGTGCGCGTGCGGCTATCGAAGCAGCTGGCGGCAAGTTCGAGGAATAA
- the rpmD gene encoding 50S ribosomal protein L30 — MATVKVTLIKSMTGRIPNHKLCVKGLGLRRIGHTVEVQDTPENRGMINKAYYMLRVEG; from the coding sequence ATGGCTACCGTTAAAGTAACGCTGATCAAAAGCATGACCGGCCGTATCCCTAACCACAAACTGTGCGTTAAGGGTCTGGGTCTGCGTCGCATCGGTCACACTGTAGAAGTCCAGGATACTCCCGAGAACCGCGGGATGATCAACAAGGCTTACTACATGCTGCGTGTCGAGGGTTAA
- the rpsE gene encoding 30S ribosomal protein S5 translates to MSNNDQKRDEGYIEKLVQVNRVAKTVKGGRIFTFTALTVVGDGKGRVGFGRGKSREVPAAIQKAMEAARRNMIQVDLNGTTLQYAMKSAHGASKVYMQPASEGTGIIAGGAMRAVLEVAGVQNVLAKCYGSTNPVNVVHATFKGLKAMQSPESIAAKRGKSVQEII, encoded by the coding sequence ATGTCAAATAACGACCAAAAGCGCGACGAAGGCTACATCGAGAAGCTGGTTCAAGTTAACCGCGTAGCCAAAACCGTAAAAGGCGGCCGTATCTTCACTTTCACCGCGTTGACCGTGGTTGGTGATGGTAAAGGTCGCGTTGGCTTCGGCCGTGGCAAGTCGCGTGAAGTGCCTGCTGCGATCCAGAAGGCAATGGAAGCTGCTCGCCGCAACATGATCCAAGTTGATCTGAACGGCACCACTCTGCAGTACGCAATGAAGTCCGCTCACGGCGCTTCGAAGGTGTACATGCAGCCTGCTTCTGAAGGTACCGGTATCATCGCTGGCGGCGCTATGCGTGCTGTCCTCGAAGTTGCTGGCGTTCAGAACGTTCTGGCCAAGTGCTACGGCTCGACTAACCCAGTAAACGTGGTTCACGCCACTTTCAAGGGTTTGAAAGCAATGCAGTCCCCTGAATCCATTGCCGCCAAGCGTGGCAAAAGCGTCCAGGAGATCATCTGA
- the rplR gene encoding 50S ribosomal protein L18, with protein MTDKKVTRLRRARKARLKMHELEVVRLCVFRSSQHIYAQVISADGNKVLASASTLDKELRDGATGNIDAATKVGQLVATRAKAAGVSQVAFDRSGFKYHGRVKALADAAREAGLEF; from the coding sequence ATGACCGACAAAAAAGTTACTCGACTGCGTCGCGCTCGCAAAGCACGCCTGAAAATGCACGAACTCGAAGTCGTGCGTCTCTGCGTGTTCCGCTCTTCGCAGCACATCTACGCCCAGGTCATTTCGGCCGACGGCAACAAAGTCCTGGCAAGCGCCTCGACTTTGGATAAAGAACTGCGTGATGGCGCCACTGGCAACATCGACGCGGCCACTAAGGTTGGCCAGCTGGTCGCTACGCGTGCAAAAGCCGCTGGCGTCTCGCAGGTGGCTTTCGACCGCTCTGGCTTCAAGTACCACGGCCGCGTCAAGGCGCTGGCTGATGCTGCTCGTGAAGCTGGGCTGGAGTTCTAA